The sequence below is a genomic window from Phaenicophaeus curvirostris isolate KB17595 chromosome 16, BPBGC_Pcur_1.0, whole genome shotgun sequence.
CACCGGTTCAGCCACACTTAAAGAATACGACAGACGCTGAGGGGGCAGCAATAAGCACGAGAAAATCACCGTTACTCCTTGCGACGGGACAGAAGAATAccgggctttgaaaaagcagggctgttctgcgagacttttgccaggttttctgcaacaAGGACGTTCTCTGGACtggttttctgggctgtcaggaaaagagacagaatcacacaatcattaggttgtaaaagacccccaggatcatggagtccaaccattcctatcattcactaaaccatacctctcagcacctcacccacccgacctttaaacacctacagggaaggtgactcaaccacctccctgggcagcctgttccagtgcccaatgacccttcccgtaaaaaaaaaactcgctctagagcctcaacatccttcttgtggtgaggggcccagaactgaacacacgattcaaggtgaggtctcacctgtgccgagcacagagggagaagaacctccctggacctgctggccacgccgtttctgatccaagccaagatgccatcggccttcttggccacctgggccactgctggctcatggtcagtccctgtcaaccaacacccccaggtccttcttctccaggcagctttctaaccagacttctcctagtctgtagcacagcatagggttgttgtgccccaagtgcaggacccggcatttggccttgttaaacctcatcccattggactctgcccagcggtccagcctgttcagatccctttggagcctccctagcccccagcagatccacacttccacgcagcttagtgtcatctgcagaagttgctaagggtgcactcgatgccttcatccaggtcattgataaagacactgaacagggctgggccctgggaaaccccacttgtaactggcctccaactggagttaactccatttcccaccactccctgggccctccatccaaccagttttgcACCCAGGAGAGTGcacgcctctccaggccagaggtgacagtttctgaagcagaatgctgtgagaaaccatgtcaaaggctttaccaaagtccaagaagatacatccacagcctttccctcgtccagtaggcaAGTCACTTTGttatagaaggcaatcaggttagtttggcaagacctgcctttcatgaacctgtgctgACTGGATGTTTCTCCTGTCACCTGAATGGCAATCGCTTCTGTTTCACCGTGGGCGCCCTCTTCTTCCGCCATGAGCGTagaagagagatgggaaggctccataATGCTCTGCAAGGACGAGGGACATATAAGAGGTgcgtctgcatttccccaaggcactcgaggtaccttaactctacagttaccatTAAGAATGCGACAACTCCCCTTACATGCCACTGTTACCAGATGtattttaacacaaatactaaaaagaagtctaaaaagcttcaaaacacacaaaaagactAAACAGGTACTCAGcgtaactggaaacagagaaatgtctgaactgagaggatctgcagcaagcgttACGGATGTTGCACCGTTGCAAAACTCTGTGAcacagaagagttttaaatgcaaagaagcctggttACAGAAGGGAATCAAAGAAgcgacctccctcctggctctctCTATACTGACAACATAAAAGCACTTTCCAAAGCTaacccctcctcctccttcccctcttggCACGCGTGCagcgtgcttgcagtgtgtctggTGTGTGCACGGTGTGTGTGTGGCATGTGcatggcatgcgtggcatgttgcttgtgtgtgcagggCGTGTGCGTGGCTGATGTTtcatcttcatggtgtgtgctagcgtATGCATTGCCTGTGGATGGCATGTACGCTTCACGCACAGAACACGTGCACGGCCTGTGTGACGTGTTGCTTGCATGTTCAAAGCACGCGCGTGGAGTGTGcgtggggtggttgtggcgctagcctggcacgtgcatggcgtgtgcatgggggcAAGGGCATGTGAGTGGTGTGCGCAGGTTCGGCTGACAAAGCCCATGGCACCCTGGTATTGTCACCTCAATCCGGCATTCACCAAACACGATGCCATCGCTTGCTAACCCAAAGCGGAGAACATTCTGGCTCGCACCGTCAACTCGATCgacagtgattagcaaagaggagtgagtcctgagaaagccacgtacctgaacgctgctggcctggagggcaccgccacATCGCTTCCCCCCTCGCCCTGGGCaggggtcgggatcccgcaggggctctctcatcaTCAGTTGTCAGACTctttctgctgacagagcaataggaaggagctgttacagcaaaatactccaagtaaccgtgcatgaaatgaaccccccctgcccctgcagctctcgccactGCACacgacaccccccccccccgctctctctagaccgacaacacaaaagcgctttccaaacctccctttccgctccttcccctcttcccctcctccccacctccttctttccacccttctcctcccattgtgccccatactccccccctgctttccccctctctcccctccttcccttcccccgctccctcctccccctcccgagcggggatctcccccgcggggccgcacgccgagcgcagacgcagccccgaaggccccgaccgcccctgagcccgagccggccccgggagggccgcggctcacggacagcgagcccggagcggcgccgccggccacagagcgctcccccgcgcctctccgggcgcctctgactcacccgacCCAGCCCCGTTCGAGCCGCTCCCGAGCGGTGCCGCTGCGGCCGCGGGCCCCGGCGGGCAGCGAGGGCGGGCGGCGCCCGGGCCCCGTGCGGAGCTCGAACCACCTGCCCGCGCTCCGCCTCGGCCCGCCCCCCGGGCGCTCTCccggcgctgattggccgccgcTCGCTGAGTGACGCGcggcgcagccaatgggagcgctctGTGCGGGGCCCTGCCCAGGGGCAGCCGAGCGCCGCCGCACCGAGCCGAGCGCTGCAGAAACACACGGAGCCGGGGCACGCGGGGCTGTCAGGGCACACAGGGGACGCGggcaccccgggcagggacaggggacacgcGGGGCTCGGGGAGGACGGGGTGGGAGcacgggggccctgggggcgctgtccctctcccagccccagcccgcaccccgttggccgcagccggcggcgggcgggagggcagcgaagagcagagccgagccgtcccgaacggcgccgcgcggagCCGACAGCAGCCGAGCGGATCCGAGCCGCTCTGCgaaccgccccgctccccgcccggctcTCCGCCCCGCTCTTTAATGCGGACACTGCCTCGATGAGCACTCGGGACCCGAGACGAGGCGCCCAAGGCACGCCCGGCgagccttgaccacaaaagaggacaccaagacctgcagaacatttcggacgcggcacggtgactagacaaactagaccccaacagacacaggctggaactgccctgcccaggcagggtttgggctgagaggCAGGCCCCTccgccttcaccggcccaaagacgactctctcTGTACTGCCCTCTCCCCTGTGCtgcttttaaaacccctccctgccattcccagcccCGCTTTGGCTTCAcacaactcaccgttgctctcttcatccaagccagctcctctgccattCTACTGCTtggcccacggccccgtacctgcaaagcaaaaacccattatctagtcgcagagcccccggccacatcttcccaccgacaccgcagcagacccacctcgctatggcactcgacccgcacgcatctccatccgtgcctctcggctcacaggtccggcctctacatctgaaaaacacaacagcaaagacatcaccctgacgctcagcaacaccctaagaaatccaagcctctcacttgcttttactgaggccgcctcttcTGGGCATTACAGACAAgtaaagctagtccacaaccaaacccaaacatgaattgccgctcccttgacgtacaaaccccttcgccaccgctcccactgccttctcccacacaGCTTGgttgtcccctccgtggctccggagagcagcagaaactaccatcCTCACCCACCCCACctagggctgctacttctgcaaagtaatggacgcccctagacggcaaagtaatggacgcccctagacggcaaagtaatggacgcccctagacggcaaagtaatggacgcccctagacggcaaagtaatggacgcccctagacggcaaagtaatggacgcccctagacggcaaagtaatggacgcccctagacggcaaagtaatggacgcccctagacggcaaagtaatggacgcccctagacggcaaagtaatggacgcccctagacggcaaagtaatggacgcccctagacggcaaagtaatggacgcccctagacggcaaagtaatggacgcccctagacggcaaagtaatggacgcccctagacggcaacgtctagtctcatcaaaaccttaagcccgcaatcaggccactctacctcggctgactcttaccaattcctctacgcaccaggcagagcagctccaactagacacaaacacacacagaacaccagcacacaagaccaacgtcgggaaccggggacaaaagaagagtcacagcgacaaagaggactccgggaccacacttgccaatgggcaaggcaacggacagggctccaagggagaacctacggcagccctggaaaagccatgaaccgtgcagggttccaaagagatgtggccgcaactggctagctGAACGGGctagaagccccttttaaaggcctaaagatgcagaggatacGCGGAACGAGTCCTAGAACAgcgatccaagaaaacggaagagtagctcttccggatggcgaggcgcgCTGCAAGGCCACAGCAGAAGTCGACTGACTGGATGCTTCCAAGGCACGCCCGGcctgccttgaccacaaaagaggacatcaaaacctgcagaaaatttcagacgcagcacggtgactagacagactagaccccaac
It includes:
- the LOC138727419 gene encoding uncharacterized protein isoform X2, whose product is MMREPLRDPDPCPGRGGKRCGGALQASSVQSIMEPSHLSSTLMAEEEGAHGETEAIAIQVTGETSSQHSPENQSRERPCCRKPGKSLAEQPCFFKARYSSVPSQGVTVIFSCLLLPPQRLSYSLSVAEPVPQEVARKNLADVLAMREPLWDPDPSPGRGGEATWRCPPGQQRSGLSPLCGVGSGFLSSCAHPAGRRGLVQTLCPGRAAATFAA
- the LOC138727419 gene encoding uncharacterized protein isoform X1, whose protein sequence is MMREPLRDPDPCPGRGGKRCGGALQASSVQSIMEPSHLSSTLMAEEEGAHGETEAIAIQVTGETSSQHSPENQSRERPCCRKPGKSLAEQPCFFKARYSSVPSQGVTVIFSCLLLPPQRLSYSLSVAEPVPQEVASRKNLADVLAMREPLWDPDPSPGRGGEATWRCPPGQQRSGLSPLCGVGSGFLSSCAHPAGRRGLVQTLCPGRAAATFAA
- the LOC138727419 gene encoding uncharacterized protein isoform X5, which produces MMREPLRDPDPCPGRGGKRCGGALQASSVQSIMEPSHLSSTLMAEEEGAHGETEAIAIQVTGETSSQHSPENQSRERPCCRKPGKSLAEQPCFFKARYSSVPSQGVTQKEPGRRVGDERAPVGSRPLPRERGGSNMEVPSRPAAFRFTRQIRCANKYRSVGVKPATGH
- the LOC138727419 gene encoding uncharacterized protein isoform X4 translates to MMREPLRDPDPCPGRGGKRCGGALQASSVQSIMEPSHLSSTLMAEEEGAHGETEAIAIQVTGETSSQHSPENQSRERPCCRKPGKSLAEQPCFFKARYSSVPSQGVTKEPGRRVGDERAPVGSRPLPRERGGSNMEVPSRPAAFRSLSSVRRRKWIPLLLRTPSWKTRPRPDPLSRSRCRHLCCVTGKSVSVSKDPSASSAQVWGSQRNPV
- the LOC138727419 gene encoding uncharacterized protein isoform X3 — its product is MMREPLRDPDPCPGRGGKRCGGALQASSVQSIMEPSHLSSTLMAEEEGAHGETEAIAIQVTGETSSQHSPENQSRERPCCRKPGKSLAEQPCFFKARYSSVPSQGVTQKEPGRRVGDERAPVGSRPLPRERGGSNMEVPSRPAAFRSLSSVRRRKWIPLLLRTPSWKTRPRPDPLSRSRCRHLCCVTGKSVSVSKDPSASSAQVWGSQRNPV